AAGCAGTATCTTTTTCATCATTTTTCATTATATAAAAATTCATTCAAAGCTACAGTGACTATTTCTTTGAAATGCTAATCTGCTCTATTATGTTAGGCACTTAAAATTATATTCATGTCAGCATTTCAACACTTTCTAAATAGGCGATTAACAAATAAGCTCCCGGGCCGTGATGCCCAAAAAATAATGGCTCCTTATCCTAAAAATGGGAGGGCAAATAAAACACACTATGAACCAGCGAATGATGATTTTAGAAACAGCAGCGTATTAGTCCCTTTTATTGGCTGGAAAGATGAACTGGAAGTTTTACTAACCCTTAGAACAGAATCTATTAATCATGGCGGTCAGTTAAGTTTTCCCGGAGGTGGTAAAGAGGGAGATGAAACCATCGAAGAAACCGCTCTCCGTGAAGCGCAGGAAGAAATTGGGCTCCATACGCAGCATGTTGAAATTTCAGGACGACTCACACCTCTTTATGTCGGGCATTCTGATAACATGGTTACCCCGGTCATTGCTTTTCTAAAGGAAGAGCAAACATTTACTCCAAACCCCAATGAAGTCGACGAGATTATTACTGTTTCGTTTTCTGATCTGGTTGCTGAGCATAATCTTATTGAGGAAGAATGGAGCCTTCGCGGAACACCCTATCATGTTCCTTTCTGGAATATTTACCGCGTTCCACTCTGGGGTGCCACAGCAATGATGATGAGTGAATTGGTTGAGCTGTACAAAGAGTTTTTAGATCAAAAGTAACTTATCCTTGTCCTTCCTAATCCCTATCTTAAAAGATGAAAAGTTTAGGAGATTATGTCTTTATTATTAATAGCTAAAAACCGGGATTTATCTTCCCTGAAAAAAGCCCTCTTGGAAAAAGATCCCAACCTGGATGTTGAAATCTGGCCGCGGGTAGAAAATAAAGAACGGGTTAATTTTGCCGTTTGCTGGAATCATCCAAAACATGTATTAGACAGTTACCCAAACCTCAGAGCCGTATCCTCGCTGGGAGCCGGAGTCAATCACTTACTAGATGATGAAGCTCTTCCGGAAAATGCCAAAATCTGCAGGCTGATTACAGGTTCACTTAAGGATCAAATGGCCGAATACATACTGAATGCTATTACCAATTATCGGCTACATATATCGAAATACACAGATCAAAAGAGAACAGGAAAATGGGAGCCTCACAGCTCTATACCTAAAAAGCATGCCCCAATAGGTATAATGGGTTTAGGCGAGATGGGCACCTCTGTTGCAACATTATTGTTACAACATGGATATAAAGTAAATAGCTGGTCCAGATCCAGAAAGAGCATAGATGGACTACAGTCATTTGCCGGAAAAGAGGAACTAAGTGATTTTCTCCAAGAAACTAAGATCTTAATTAACCTGCTTCCACTAACAGATGAAACCGATGGAATTCTTGATCTCGAACTATTCAAACAGCTAAAGAATCCGGGTTACCTGATTAATGTCGGAAGAGGGACCCATCTGGTAGAAGAAGACCTGATTTATGCGTTGGACACTGAACAATTAGAAGGAGCTTGTCTGGATGTTTTTGTAACAGAGCCCCTGCCCGAAAACCATCCTTTTTGGAATCGGGAAAATATTATGATCACCCCTCATATCGCAGCCATAACTCCGGCAAGGGAAGCTGCCGAAGTAATTGTTGAGAATTATAAAAGGGCCTTATCTGGAATGGAGTTGATGTTCGAAGTAGATCGAGAGAAGGGGTATTAGAAAAATCTGATTAGCTGATACCCCAACCATACAAAAAACAGACCTAACACTACCTGCAGCCCCAGATTTAAAAAGCTCAACAGTAATTTGCCATTTCCCCACAGCAAGAATGTTTCATGGGAGAATGTGGAGAAAGTTGTAAATCCGCCTAATATCCCTACAAATATGAAGAGTCTGAATTCAGGGTTTGCCCAGGATTTTAATTCAAACAGACCCGCTAAGAATCCTATAGCCAAACATCCTAAGAGATTTACCAGAACTGTGCCATACGGGAATTTACTTTCCGGAAACTGAGACTGAGCTAATAAGGAAAGAAAATAGCGGCCTGATGCTCCAATAAATCCACCGGAGCCGACCGCTAAAATTTTAAGCCAGTCGATATTCATTTTAAATACTTACCGGATGCACCCAGCCGAACTTATCTTCTTTACGGCCATATTGAATATCGGTAATCTCATCAAAGCATTTTTGTGCAAATGCACCGGGCTTTTCTCTATCCAGTTCTATAGTTTTACCATTGTGTTCAATTAATCCAACCGGAGACACAACCGCTGCCGTACCGGATCCAAAAATTTCTTTCAGGCTTCCATCTTCGTTGGCAGCAAAAACTTCTTCAAGAGAAATCTTGCGCTCTTCGACATTAAGCCCCCATTCTCTTGCCAGGGCAATAACCGAACGACGGGTAACGCCCGGTAAAATTGATCCGTTGAGTGCAGGAGTAATCAAAGTATCACCAATCAGGAAATGGATATTCATCGTCCCCACTTCCTCAATGTACTTTTGCTCCTTAGCATCTAACCAAAGCACCTGAGTGTACCCTTGCTCTTTCGCTTTTTTTGCGGGGAGGAAACTGGCTGCATAATTACCAGCGGTTTTAACATTTCCGGTCCCCCCAACAACAGCGCGTACATACTTTTCAGATGTAGTGAGCGATACGGGGTTGAATCCTTCTGCGTAATAAGCTCCTACCGGTGAGGTAATAATCTGATAAGTGAACTTATCGGATGAGCGTGCTGCCAGAAGATTATCGGATGCAAAGATAAACGGACGAATATAAAGTGAGGTACCGTTCTTCTTTGGAATCCACTGATGATCTAAACGAATAAGGGTTTCAAGCGCATCGATGAACGTTTCATAACTGGTCTCAGGTATGCACATTCTGCGGCAAGAATGATTAAACCGCTCATGATGGGTTTCAGGACGATAAATGTTTACCGTATTTTCATCCACGTAGAAAGCTTTCATCCCTTCAAAAACAGCTTGCCCGTAATGAAACACATTGGTGGCAGGTGTAACTTCAAAAGTACCAAAGGGTTTAATCACCGGTTCGTGCCATTTATCCTCTGAAAAATGCATTTCGAACATGTGATCAGAGAACTTTCGACCAAACACAAGGTTATTAAAATCAACCTCATGAATACGGCTTTGTTCCGTTGGTTTTACTGTGATATTTGTGCTTGAAATTATCTCGTTCATCATGGTTTTAAAATAACACGTTTCGAGTTAAATAACAGAGCGCCGGACGTTAATTAATATTTCAGTAATCTCTAACCGGTACTCTGCATGGCAGCGGCAATTCCATTTATATTCAGGAATAAAACTTCTGTCAGTGCCTCTTTTTGTTCTTGTCCGTCCGCTTTTTTCCATCTTGATAACAGATCTGCCTGTATAATATTGAGCGGATATGTAAATGGATTTCTAAATAATATTGAATTCTGAATCACTTTATTATGGTCAAGGATATTATCATAACCGGTTATAGAAGTAATCCAATCTTCTGCTCTTTCGAAATTTTTGATCAAAAGTTCATGAAATTTCGATGGTTCATTATTGTATAAATCCGAAGTTGGCAAATGTGTTCGTGCCATTTCCCGCTGCGAATTATTCAGCACGGTTCTGAAAAAGGTCCATTCTTTATTCCACTTCTTCAGGATTTCCAGAGCGTCATCATTATTCTTTTTAGCAGCTTCCAATCCTTCTCCGATTCCATACCAGCCCGGGGTGTTATAGCGAACCTGTGTCCACGCGAATACCCATGGAATAGCTCTCAAGGTATCAAAAGTCATAGAATCTGAAGATCCCCGTGAAACCGGACGGGAGGCAATGGGTAATTTCCCAATATGCTCAATTGGAGTGATGCCTGAATACCAGTCCCAGAATTCGGAATCATCAATAAGATCCCGGTATGCTTTCATGGAAGTTTCAGCAAGTGTTTCTATGATTTCACGTTCTTCATCCTTACCAGATAAGTAACCGGGCGACTCAGAGTATTGAGCCATGGTTACTTTTGTCATTGCATTAACAATCTGCTCAAGGTGGCGATGTGTGATGGAGGAAAGCATGTATCTAAAGGATATCACTTCTCCCTGTTCAGTAAATCGGATTCGCCCGTTGTTGGCAACAGCTGGCATGGCTACGATCGCTTGATTTGACTGACCTCCTCCACGGCCTACCGTTCCGCCACGGCCATGGAACAGACGAAAATCAATGTCATATTTTCGACACACCGTTCCCAGTTCGTATTGGGCTTTATTCAACGCCCAGTTGGCCATCCAGTAACCTCCATCTTTGTTACTATCGGAATAGCCAAGCATTATTTCCTGGAAGTTATCACGTGATTTTAAATGCTTTGAAAACAAGTCATGCTCATACATCTGCCCCATAAGGTCTGCACTTTTCTCCAGATCTTCTATGGTTTCAAAAAGAGGAACAACGTCCAGTTTGCTATCCACTTCTCCTTTTGTGAGGGTCCATAACCCTACCTCTTTAGCAATCAGCATCACCTCCATCATGTCACTGATTCCATGAGTCATACTAATGATGTAGCTGCCAAAAGTGTCCGGATTCAGAGCAAGCATATCGCTGATTTCCTCGAAAACGGTCATTACCCTACTTGCCACTTCAGATCGTGAGCTTTTAACAGGACTCAGCGGACGAGGATTCGATAATTCCTGAACCAGCGTTTCAATCTTTTGATCTTCGCTAAGCTCCCCATAATTATCCAGCACGTTTGCCTGTGAAAGCAATTCCGTTACTGTCTCTTCATGCAAACCGCTATGCTGACGAATATCCAGTGCGCTTAAATGAAATCCGAATGTTTTGGCACGGATAATCATATCCTGCAATTTGCCCTGTTGTGAGAGTCCGGGCAACCCGTTCTCAACCAAACTTTCTTTGATCAATTCCAGGTCAGCAATAAATTCGGGTGCCGTATATTTCTGAGATTTCTCCAGAATATCTTTTTTATCACCGGATAAGGCATCCAGCAGATACTGAACCTTCTCCATAATATGAACCACCTTACGGCGATACAACTCATGGGTATATCGTCTTTTAATCCGTTCAGAAATTGGAAATTCTTTCTCGTCTTCCTTGAGCGATTTCTTTAGTGCATCCGAAACCTTCCCCTGCTTATTCGACACACTCAAATATCTTCTCAATTCATTCAGATCTTTCAGATACATGCTCAATACCGTTCGCCGCTGCTGAATCACCGTTTCCCAGGTTACGCTGGACGTTACATTTGGATTTCCATCGC
The genomic region above belongs to Gracilimonas sp. and contains:
- a CDS encoding glyoxylate/hydroxypyruvate reductase A codes for the protein MSLLLIAKNRDLSSLKKALLEKDPNLDVEIWPRVENKERVNFAVCWNHPKHVLDSYPNLRAVSSLGAGVNHLLDDEALPENAKICRLITGSLKDQMAEYILNAITNYRLHISKYTDQKRTGKWEPHSSIPKKHAPIGIMGLGEMGTSVATLLLQHGYKVNSWSRSRKSIDGLQSFAGKEELSDFLQETKILINLLPLTDETDGILDLELFKQLKNPGYLINVGRGTHLVEEDLIYALDTEQLEGACLDVFVTEPLPENHPFWNRENIMITPHIAAITPAREAAEVIVENYKRALSGMELMFEVDREKGY
- the crcB gene encoding fluoride efflux transporter CrcB → MNIDWLKILAVGSGGFIGASGRYFLSLLAQSQFPESKFPYGTVLVNLLGCLAIGFLAGLFELKSWANPEFRLFIFVGILGGFTTFSTFSHETFLLWGNGKLLLSFLNLGLQVVLGLFFVWLGYQLIRFF
- the ppc gene encoding phosphoenolpyruvate carboxylase, giving the protein MFWKETVSNLAESSGISQSLSKRVINLTEILEEIAAGQHGEDFVKQLGKLPLESAKALDKGDEEALKSLQKEVSGLSLDEIKEILRMYTTFFHLVNSLEQYEISRVNRSREFEETPESPRKESIAESVYRMKEAGYSYEEALDVFHQMDIQPTITAHPTEARRRSVLLKQQELASMISRLGDSDITPDEKIDLRREILNVLNLLLLTDEVRSERLSVEDEVENGLFYFTHSIWDSIPVLYRDIRQAFDTYYNKRPEVPIVLKYRSWIGSDRDGNPNVTSSVTWETVIQQRRTVLSMYLKDLNELRRYLSVSNKQGKVSDALKKSLKEDEKEFPISERIKRRYTHELYRRKVVHIMEKVQYLLDALSGDKKDILEKSQKYTAPEFIADLELIKESLVENGLPGLSQQGKLQDMIIRAKTFGFHLSALDIRQHSGLHEETVTELLSQANVLDNYGELSEDQKIETLVQELSNPRPLSPVKSSRSEVASRVMTVFEEISDMLALNPDTFGSYIISMTHGISDMMEVMLIAKEVGLWTLTKGEVDSKLDVVPLFETIEDLEKSADLMGQMYEHDLFSKHLKSRDNFQEIMLGYSDSNKDGGYWMANWALNKAQYELGTVCRKYDIDFRLFHGRGGTVGRGGGQSNQAIVAMPAVANNGRIRFTEQGEVISFRYMLSSITHRHLEQIVNAMTKVTMAQYSESPGYLSGKDEEREIIETLAETSMKAYRDLIDDSEFWDWYSGITPIEHIGKLPIASRPVSRGSSDSMTFDTLRAIPWVFAWTQVRYNTPGWYGIGEGLEAAKKNNDDALEILKKWNKEWTFFRTVLNNSQREMARTHLPTSDLYNNEPSKFHELLIKNFERAEDWITSITGYDNILDHNKVIQNSILFRNPFTYPLNIIQADLLSRWKKADGQEQKEALTEVLFLNINGIAAAMQSTG
- a CDS encoding branched-chain amino acid aminotransferase is translated as MMNEIISSTNITVKPTEQSRIHEVDFNNLVFGRKFSDHMFEMHFSEDKWHEPVIKPFGTFEVTPATNVFHYGQAVFEGMKAFYVDENTVNIYRPETHHERFNHSCRRMCIPETSYETFIDALETLIRLDHQWIPKKNGTSLYIRPFIFASDNLLAARSSDKFTYQIITSPVGAYYAEGFNPVSLTTSEKYVRAVVGGTGNVKTAGNYAASFLPAKKAKEQGYTQVLWLDAKEQKYIEEVGTMNIHFLIGDTLITPALNGSILPGVTRRSVIALAREWGLNVEERKISLEEVFAANEDGSLKEIFGSGTAAVVSPVGLIEHNGKTIELDREKPGAFAQKCFDEITDIQYGRKEDKFGWVHPVSI
- a CDS encoding CoA pyrophosphatase; translated protein: MSAFQHFLNRRLTNKLPGRDAQKIMAPYPKNGRANKTHYEPANDDFRNSSVLVPFIGWKDELEVLLTLRTESINHGGQLSFPGGGKEGDETIEETALREAQEEIGLHTQHVEISGRLTPLYVGHSDNMVTPVIAFLKEEQTFTPNPNEVDEIITVSFSDLVAEHNLIEEEWSLRGTPYHVPFWNIYRVPLWGATAMMMSELVELYKEFLDQK